One genomic window of Coffea eugenioides isolate CCC68of chromosome 1, Ceug_1.0, whole genome shotgun sequence includes the following:
- the LOC113779786 gene encoding putative B3 domain-containing protein At5g58280 isoform X2 has protein sequence MAKDNDANTYEEARKQRVLDNKKRFEDLGILSISKSLSEVSKSEKKSQRSLSRPKPNDVYMVEPRRSSRARTQVTSYRDDVDVDLPRMRKRSKWSSSWASYLARPMEEVRAASYEERSRARLSAEKLQSNLQLENPSFIKSMVRSHVYSCFWLGLPSSFCEDHLPKSTVDMVLEDEEGLEFEAVYISKRSGLSGGWRAFALEHKLDDGDALVFELIEPTRFKVYIVRAVSCSKQEEGGSDAGETPKEKTKQRKKDNTRSKDSIRPEEDASSKASGRRRSSRLK, from the exons ATGGCAAAAGACAACGACGCCAACACTTATGAAGAAGCTCGTAAGCAAAGGGTTTTGGACAACAAGAAAAGATTCGAG GATCTGGGGATTTTGAGCATCTCCAAAAGCCTTTCTGAGGTATCAAAATCTGAGAAGAAGTCACAG CGAAGCCTTAGTAGGCCAAAACCAAACGATGTTTACATGGTGGAGCCAAGACGGTCATCACGTGCGCGCACTCAGGTTACTTCATACCGCGATGAT GTAGATGTAGACCTTCCACGTATGCGGAAGAGATCAAAGTGGAGTTCTTCATGGGCAAG TTATCTGGCTAGACCAATGGAAGAAGTTAGAGCTGCGTCATATGAAGAAAGATCTCGCGCACGGCTGTCTGCTGAGAAGCTCCAAAGCAACTTACAGTTAGAGAATCCATCCTTTATCAAATCAATGGTTCGGTCtcatgtttatagttgtttcTGGTTG GGGCTTCCAAGTTCATTTTGTGAGGACCATTTGCCCAAGTCTACTGTAGATATGGTTTTAGAGGATGAGGAAGGCTTAGAGTTTGAGGCTGTCTACATTAGCAAGAGAAGTGGGCTTAGTGGTGGATGGAGAGCATTTGCTCTGGAACATAAACTGGATGATGGTGATGCTTTAGTATTTGAGTTGATTGAGCCAACGAGATTCAAG GTTTACATAGTCAGAGCTGTCAGCTGCTCTAAGCAAGAGGAAGGAGGAAGTGATGCTGGAGAAACACCAAAAGAGAAGACGAAGCAGAGAAAGAAAGACAACACTCGATCAAAAGATTCAATACGGCCAGAAGAAGATGCTTCCTCAAAGGCTTCAGGTCGGAGGCGGAGTAGCAGACTAAAGTGA
- the LOC113779786 gene encoding putative B3 domain-containing protein At5g58280 isoform X1 encodes MAKDNDANTYEEARKQRVLDNKKRFEDLGILSISKSLSEVSKSEKKSQQRSLSRPKPNDVYMVEPRRSSRARTQVTSYRDDVDVDLPRMRKRSKWSSSWASYLARPMEEVRAASYEERSRARLSAEKLQSNLQLENPSFIKSMVRSHVYSCFWLGLPSSFCEDHLPKSTVDMVLEDEEGLEFEAVYISKRSGLSGGWRAFALEHKLDDGDALVFELIEPTRFKVYIVRAVSCSKQEEGGSDAGETPKEKTKQRKKDNTRSKDSIRPEEDASSKASGRRRSSRLK; translated from the exons ATGGCAAAAGACAACGACGCCAACACTTATGAAGAAGCTCGTAAGCAAAGGGTTTTGGACAACAAGAAAAGATTCGAG GATCTGGGGATTTTGAGCATCTCCAAAAGCCTTTCTGAGGTATCAAAATCTGAGAAGAAGTCACAG CAGCGAAGCCTTAGTAGGCCAAAACCAAACGATGTTTACATGGTGGAGCCAAGACGGTCATCACGTGCGCGCACTCAGGTTACTTCATACCGCGATGAT GTAGATGTAGACCTTCCACGTATGCGGAAGAGATCAAAGTGGAGTTCTTCATGGGCAAG TTATCTGGCTAGACCAATGGAAGAAGTTAGAGCTGCGTCATATGAAGAAAGATCTCGCGCACGGCTGTCTGCTGAGAAGCTCCAAAGCAACTTACAGTTAGAGAATCCATCCTTTATCAAATCAATGGTTCGGTCtcatgtttatagttgtttcTGGTTG GGGCTTCCAAGTTCATTTTGTGAGGACCATTTGCCCAAGTCTACTGTAGATATGGTTTTAGAGGATGAGGAAGGCTTAGAGTTTGAGGCTGTCTACATTAGCAAGAGAAGTGGGCTTAGTGGTGGATGGAGAGCATTTGCTCTGGAACATAAACTGGATGATGGTGATGCTTTAGTATTTGAGTTGATTGAGCCAACGAGATTCAAG GTTTACATAGTCAGAGCTGTCAGCTGCTCTAAGCAAGAGGAAGGAGGAAGTGATGCTGGAGAAACACCAAAAGAGAAGACGAAGCAGAGAAAGAAAGACAACACTCGATCAAAAGATTCAATACGGCCAGAAGAAGATGCTTCCTCAAAGGCTTCAGGTCGGAGGCGGAGTAGCAGACTAAAGTGA
- the LOC113761848 gene encoding 60S ribosomal protein L10 translates to MGRRPARCYRQIKNKPYPKSRYCRGVPDPKIRIYDVGMKKKGVDEFPFCVHLVSWEKENVSSEALEAARIACNKYMTKYAGKDAFHLRVRVHPFHVLRINKMLSCAGADRLQTGMRGAFGKPQGTCARVAIGQVLLSVRCKDANSHHAQEALRRAKFKFPGRQKIIVSRKWGFTKFSRTDYVKWKQENRILPDGVNAKLLGCHGPLANRQPGRAFLEATS, encoded by the exons ATGGGGAGAA GACCTGCGAGGTGTTACCGTCAGATTAAAAACAAACCCTATCCAAAGTCAAGGTACTGCCGAGGTGTTCCAGATCCAAAGATCAGGATCTATGATGTTGGCATGAAGAAGAAGGGAGTTGATGAGTTCCCATTCTGTGTCCATTTGGTTAGTTGGGAAAAGGAGAATGTCTCCAGTGAAGCACTTGAGGCTGCTCGTATTGCTTGCAACAAGTACATGACTAAGTATGCTGGGAAGGACGCATTCCATTTGAGGGTCAGAGTTCATCCTTTCCATGTCCTGCGTATTAACAAGATGTTGTCATGTGCTGGAGCTGATAGGCTTCAAACTGGTATGAGGGGTGCTTTTGGGAAGCCACAAGGAACATGTGCTCGTGTTGCTATTGGTCAGGTACTTCTCTCTGTACGCTGTAAGGATGCTAACAGCCACCACGCTCAAGAGGCTTTGCGCCGTGCCAAGTTCAAGTTTCCTGGTCGCCAAAAGATCATTGTTAGCAGGAAGTG GGGATTCACCAAGTTCAGCCGCACAGACTATGTCAAATGGAAGCAAGAGAATCGTATTCTTCCAGATGGTGTTAATGCCAAG CTTCTTGGTTGCCATGGACCATTGGCGAACCGTCAACCTGGAAGAGCGTTTTTAGAAGCAACTTCTTAG